The proteins below come from a single Miscanthus floridulus cultivar M001 chromosome 1, ASM1932011v1, whole genome shotgun sequence genomic window:
- the LOC136500626 gene encoding pathogenesis-related protein 1-like — MASANSWTLEIASPVAAPRLFRAAVLDWHNLAPKLASHVVASAHPVEGDGGVGSVRQFNFTSVMPFTFTKERLDFLDLDKCECKQTLLEGGGIGVAIETATSHIKVEPAADGGSVAKVETTFKPLPGVEVKDEITKAKESLTAIFKGAEAYLVANPDAYI; from the exons ATGGCCTCCGCCAACAGCTGGACCCTCGAGATCGCGTCGCCGGTGGCCGCGCCGCGCCTGTTCCGCGCCGCCGTGTTGGACTGGCACAACCTGGCGCCCAAGCTCGCCTCCCACGTCGTTGCGAGCGCCCACCCCGTGGAGGGCGACGGCGGCGTTGGCAGCGTCAGGCAGTTCAACTTCACCTCAG TCATGCCGTTCACCTTCACGAAGGAGAGGCTCGATTTCCTGGACCTGGACAAGTGCGAGTGCAAGCAAACGCTCCTCGAGGGCGGCGGCATCGGCGTTGCCATCGAGACGGCGACGTCGCACATCAAGGTGGAGCCCGCGGCCGACGGCGGCAGCGTGGCGAAGGTGGAGACGACGTTCAAGCCGCTGCCGGGCGTGGAGGTGAAGGACGAGATCACCAAGGCCAAGGAGTCACTCACCGCCATTTTCAAGGGTGCCGAGGCCTACCTCGTCGCCAACCCCGACGCCTACATCTAG
- the LOC136546450 gene encoding uncharacterized protein produces the protein MAPVAAPIRDLLTSFSPSADFLALSSGDGRIKVWDAVRGRLQTEFADIPAVEAGAVAVAESKRGHLALDYTCMKWVQLSSKKKRKAGSSLIVLGTGSGDVLALDVAAGDWKWKVSDCHPGGVTAVAYSKHGRSVYTAGADGMVCRIDASDGAVVGKFKSSSKAISALAVSSDGNVLATAAGQLRTFDTSSNKKIKKFSGHPVAVRSMVFSNDSQYVLSSGVGERYIAIWKLGSGKTQSSNCILSMEHPAIFVDCKCSDEGEIHILAISEIGVCYFWSANDVDDLRNKKPTKIVLSESSVSTVHQAFSIFAAKLQGVDGPNSAHVLLAYGSVVKPSFDKLLVCYGTDINLGISQDGVLLPNTQTTMTKKGHSVKKQEIVTALDRANAEDAILPLPKLHTQEKKRKHGVTKPSDDVEPEIHSDLTTTRSIHKRVPVQRIEDDSICIEDMMRECGIIDTRVDESMKGHPGIPSDILSDLFGDGSIKFNANLPSKKIRGHLRSLKPGDACKLLENLVSAWITRSGSTEVVLRWIYCLLVIHGRFIPSEESTKVISNLHKMCAERYKATEDLLKLSGRLRLIMAQVDKAASNMSEPTSEEMQDAAFQSDEEEDEDVDETVFGQDSDSSQNSDDDDDDAK, from the exons ATGGCGCCCGTTGCGGCTCCCATACGCGACCTGCTCACCTCCTTCAGCCCCAGCGCGGACTTCCTCGCGCTCTCTTCTGGGGACGGCCGCATCAAG GTATGGGACGCCGTGCGGGGCCGGCTGCAGACCGAGTTTGCCGACATCCCGGCAGTGGAGGCGGGCGCGGTCGCGGTCGCTGAGTCGAAGCGCGGCCACCTCGCCCTCGATTACACCTGCATGAAGTGGGTACAGCTTTCCAGCAAG aagaagaggaaggctgGGAGCTCACTGATTGTGCTTGGTACAGGCAGTGGGGATGTGCTGGCACTTGATGTCGCTGCGGGCGATTGGAAGTGGAAGGTCAGCGATTGCCACCCTGG GGGCGTGACGGCTGTAGCATACTCAAAACATGGGCGGAGTGTGTACACGGCAGGCGCTGATGGCATGGTCTGTAGGATTGATGCCTCTGATGGGGCTGTTGTCGGGAAATTTAAATCCTCTTCAAAGGCAATATCTGCATTAGCTGTGTCATCAG ATGGAAATGTGTTAGCAACAGCAGCTGGCCAGTTGAGGACCTTTGACACTTCCAGCAACAAAAAGATTAAAAAATTCTCTGGACATCCA GTTGCTGTGAGGAGCATGGTTTTTAGCAATGATAGCCAGTATGTTTTGTCATCTGGAGTTGGGGAACGCTATATTGCCATTTGGAAGCTGGGCAGTGGGAAAACCCAGAGCTCAAACTGTATCCTGTCGATGGAGCACCCAGCAATATTTGTGGACTGTAAATGTTCAGACGAAGGAGAAATACACATTTTGGCGATTTCTGAGATTGGTGTCTGCTATTTCTGGTCTGCAAATGATGTGGATGACCTGCGTAATAAGAAGCCGACCAAGATTGTATTGTCTGAGTCATCTGTGTCAACAGTTCATCAGGCATTCTCGATATTTGCCGCAAAACTTCAAGGAGTGGATGGACCTAATTCTGCCCATGTCCTACTGGCTTATGGGTCTGTAGTGAAACCATCTTTTGATAAACTTTTGGTTTGTTATGGTACGGATATTAATTTGGGCATTTCTCAAGATGGTGTTCTCTTGCCAAATACTCAAACCACCATGACAAAGAAAGGCCATTCTGTAAAAAAGCAAG AAATTGTAACTGCTCTAGACCGAGCCAATGCTGAAGATGCTATCCTTCCTCTTCCAAAGCTCCATACacaggaaaagaaaaggaaacatGGTGTAACAAAACCCAGTGATGATGTGGAGCCTGAGATTCATAGTGACCTCACCACTACAAGATCTATTCATAAAAGAG TTCCTGTGCAAAGAATCGAAGATGACAGCATATGCATCGAGGATATGATGAGGGAATGTGGCATTATTGACACTAGAGTAGATGAGAGCATGAAGGGCCATCCTGGCATTCCCTCTGATATTTTGTCCGATCTGTTTGGTGATGGCAGCATAAAATTCAATGCTAATTTACCCAGTAAGAAG ATTCGAGGTCATCTAAGATCATTGAAACCTGGAGATGCTTGCAAACTTCTTGAGAATTTAGTATCTGCATGGATAACAAG ATCTGGTAGCACAGAAGTTGTATTGCGCTGGATATACTGCCTGTTAGTCATTCATGGCCGTTTTATTCCCTCTGAGGAATCAACAAAAGTAATTAGCAACCTGCACAAG ATGTGTGCAGAAAGATACAAAGCTACTGAAGATTTGCTGAAGCTTTCTGGCCGGCTTCGGTTAATAATGGCTCAG GTCGACAAGGCTGCTAGTAACATGTCTGAGCCGACATCAGAGGAGATGCAGGATGCTGCTTTCCAGTCTGACGAAGAGGAGGATGAAGACGTTGATGAAACAGTGTTTGGTCAAGATTCAGATTCGTCACAAaacagcgatgatgatgatgatgatgctaagtAG